The Triticum urartu cultivar G1812 chromosome 5, Tu2.1, whole genome shotgun sequence genome contains the following window.
TAGCAGTCGTCTGCCTTGCCGGCCAAAAAAATCACCATAGCTGATACAGCAAAAAATTGGCCGCTGCATGTAGCTTTTTCTTGGGCGGTTGCAGCTCTGGCGCATGAGGTTGTAGCTTCCACGGCCCACAGGCCATCGTCGCAGCCCTGATGCTCACCGTTGCCGTCGCCATCCACAGCTTCACCTTCTCGCTTGCAGCAAAATGGTCAGCGAGTTGTAGCTTTTACGTTTACCGGTTGTAGCTTTTTCTTGTGCGGGATGTATCTTCATGGTCGCATGTAGCAAAAAATGACGTCGGTTGTAGCCGGATGGGGGCCAGTTGTAGCAATTTGTGATGCCGGTTGTAGCTTGCAACTCCTGTGATGTCCCCTCCCATCCAATCCCCATGTCAGGTGCACCCCGGTCGCCGCAGCTTCACGTGTCTTGGGTATGCCTTGCCGTCACAGTTATGCAACTCGTCCACCGGAGCTAGGAAAACCGCTGGAACTAGAGATGGTGAGCTAGGAGAATTGCCGGTCATGCGGTGGACGACGACCTCACCGGTGAGATTTGGCTGCAACGCAGGGCAGGGGCCGCCGCGGGGGTAGGCAACAGCCTCGCCAGCGAAATTGGGCTGCAGCGCGGGCGGGCGGGGAGGGGGGGATGCGGGGGTAGAGAACGGCCTCGCCGACAAGATTGGCCTACAGCGAGGGCAGGGCGATTTGCAGAGCTCGTGAAAAAGAGGAGCGTGTGGTAGTAGGCGACCGGCCGAAGCTTCGGCCGGGTCTCCAAACGTTTTCCTCAAGAATCTGCTAGAGATGCTGTGATGGCCAAACACAATCGACATAAGCCTAGCAGTGTAAAACTACTATAAACCCTCCGTTGTTTTAGGAGTGCTATTTCAAGAATACAGTACACATCACTCCCCTAAAAAAACACAGCACGTATCACAGAAATCGATCCAACGACGCGAGGTTCACGGGCACGTTAGAAGATCCGGGTTCCGTAGAATTCAAATTCCTACTCATCTACCTTGCTCAACGTCCGATAACAGTTTCGCGGTATCCTTCTCAGCCTCCGGCGACGACTCCTTCAAACCATGAACAGCGGATCCTCCATCTCCATCGCCGCCTTCCAAGCGAGAACCCTCGTGCTCCACCTGCTGCATCTCCGACTCCGCCAGCGACTGCATCCGGGCACGATCCCTGTCCCGGGGATAGCTGCAGTACAGGAAAGAGTATATGGCGGCGCAGACCGTGAACGGTATCGCGATGGCCGTGTACAGCGCCTTGGCCAGCGACGCCGCGTTCTCCCGGTCCAGCCGGGTGCTCGTGCCCTTGTCGTCCGGCCTGTACCCGTACACGCGCTGCGCCAGGATGCCGACGATCGGCGGCGCGAACGATGACAGCACTGTCTCGAACGACCTGTCGAGCGCGTAGATGCTCGTCCTTGATTTCTCCGGCACGATCTCCGCAAAAATTGGGCTGCAAAATTTTGATGTTTTTCACATGAATGACGAGTGTCCATCTTATATGTTGAAAAGCTCTGGAAGTACGGCGGCGAGGCTTACAAGTTTGTAGCCGGGCCGTTCCAGGAGATGAACACGCCCATGACGAACAGGACGACGCCGTGGATGACGCCGGTGGACGGGTCATCGGGGAGCCCCCTGAGCAGCACGGCGGCAAGGGGCACGGCCGAGCCGGCGCTGATCTGCGACAGGACGATCCTCCCGGCGTCCGGGTACCGCAGGGCGAGGAGGTCGCCCAGCTTGCCCCCAATGAGGCCGCCGAGGGAGCTCGCGACCCAGAAGATGGTCATGAGCACGGCTGTCTCCCGGTGGCTGAACCCGATGAGCTCGAGCCACATGGACGCGAAGGAGGAGAGTGCGGACCACGGGAACGAGCCGCTGACGCCCTGCGCCACGAAGATCTGGAACGTCGGGATCTGCACCACGAACTTGGCCTCCGCGATCATCTCCTCCACCACCTGCCGCACGGCGGGCTTCTCGTCGCCGCCTGGGCCGGCAGCCGCGTCGCCCGTGGGGAAATGGGGGTCCACGGAGAAGAACCAGTTGAGGGCCCCCACGGCGACGCTGATGACGGCCACGAGGTGGAAGGCGATGCGCCAGCCGGCGATCCCGAGGACCGTGGTCTGTGCCAGCAGCAGGCCGACGAAGCCGCCGGCGATGAGCCCGAGGCAGCTTGCGAGCTGCAGCCAGCCGAACGCCGAGCCGCGCGTGCCGTCGTCCGTGGAGTCGGCGACCAGTGACTGGATCGATGGTACCACGAGCGCGAGGCCGATGCCGTTCAGTCCCCTCGAGATTGCTACCTACAGTACAAGTGGAAATTTCAAACTGATGAACTGACAATGAGATTAGACAAATAGCTAACTTTACTGCAcatcacacacaaacacacacacacaaaaactGAGCTTGCAGTGCTAGTACTTGCTACATGATTGTCCAAAAATATACTGTAGTATTAAATGGAAAATTACTCTCTAGTGTAATATTGTGTCTGAAACTCTGCGGTGAAGTGTCAAAAGAGAGAAGAAAGACACCCTGGATTTTCACATGTTTGTTTGGAAGGAAATCAAATCCATGAAAGCCAAAGCACGGGGAACTAATATTTCCTTTTCTACGAGGGAACTACAATATTTCCCATGTCCTGAAATCTAATTTAACAATGTCACTACTCACTATATATTTCAAAACTTGTCAATATTGTGTCCTGATTCCTGAAAGACTGTGCTTGCTGTGTCAGTACTCAGAAGCATTATAAAGCTTACGACGCTTCCTAAATAAAATCCCTAATGGAGCCTCAGTATTCAAAATTAAAGAAGTGCAATCTGAATCTGGACAATATTTTTTTACCTTGGAGAGCACAGCAGATCTACAGACTGCAAAATCCCCAACTCGACATGCATCAAGCTGCAGAATCAGAAAACAGGAGCAAAGCGCGAGCAGGAAGGGTCGGGAGCTGGTACCTGAGTGAAGGTTTCGGAGACGCCGACGAGGAAGGTGGCAGCGGCCCAGAGGAAGGCCCCCACGGCGATGACGCGGGCGCGGTTGTGCCGCGCGGCGGCGTAGGCGGCGAGCGGGTAGCACGCGGCCTGCACGATGGAGCGGCACAGCGTGAGGGAGCCGAGCCAGGTGGGGTCGGCGTGCATGGCGGCGCCGATCTCGCGGTACACGGCGGGCAGCAGCGCCTCGTCGGCGCGCTCCATGATTGACGCCAGGCTCACCAGCAGCAGCGTCCGGCGCCGGTCCCGCTCCTGGTCCCGGTGCGGCGGCCCCGTCatcctccctcgccgcccgctctctctctcgctcgctcgcttGGTCAGTCCACCAGCTGTCTCCGGTCTCCCCCCTCCGCCATTTTAGTAGTACTGCTACTGCTATGCTGCTCCGCCGGCGATCCAGggtctcctctcctctcctctccccttcGCGGGAAATTTTATATTACGACTTCTCCGCCTCGTTACGCGGGATACCTGTCGTGGCTTCTGTCTGCTATCGCTGACGAGCGGGCTCCGCTGCGGTGCGGGCCCGTCTTAACCGGGAGGTGATTCGCGTGCGTGGATCGTTGGGTAAAGCTGAGCCGAGGTTGTTTGGGTGATTCTCATTGGTTCCGCTTCTGTGGGCCGCGTGCGTGGATGGAGGCGAGGACGGAAAAATATTCCCATAGCTCAGCCTTCGGTTCTTTTTAGTTCACATATAAGATGTCAAATCCTCGTAAAGTTTGATtaactttatagaaaaaagtaccaacattcacaatctgaaatcaatatcaatagatgtatcatgacttaaagtttcatattgtataactttagcatgatagatgttgatattttttcatataaatacggtcaaattttgtaaagtttgacttcagagaattctaatatggagagtaaaaaggaccggagggaatACAGTCCTCCGTTGGTGCTTCGGCCGGGTCCTGGTTAGGCACACGGAAGTCCACGGCTGCTCTCGGCGTTTCTGCCTCCTTTGTTGGGGTTCAGACTTGAGAAGCTCCTCTGGCCTGGCACGATTGCAAAGACCAAAAGATTGCCGTTGATGGTCAAGAGTGGGCTTGCGCAGAGGTCGTGAATTGGGGCCTTAAGGTGTCATCGCTCGTGCTACTGGAAGATAAACTTGAGCAGGAGTCTGACGCGTGTTCATCTCCATGCCGCCTCATGCAAGATAAACTTGGATCTTTTCTCGGAAAATAAAATGTATTGATATCAGTATTGCGTGGCATTTGCTTCTGAACACAGCTTGTGCATATCAGGAAGACGGGCAACGGCGCCCCTCCCTCCaactccctccctccctcccgcaGCGCTCATGTGAATGCCCGGGGGGGACCCTAGCCGCCACCGCCTCTCACCTCCTCCCTCGCCGCTGCCTAGAGGTGCCGGGGGGCAAAGCCCGGCTGGCAAGGGCGGTGGCGGGGCCTTCGTCTCCCCGCCGTGCGAGATCCACGGCTGGCGCGTGTGGGCCGCTCATCTGGGGGGGCTGGCCTACGGCGGGGGCCAACGGAGCGACGGCGCTGCTCTGGGGTCGGCGGATGCGGCAGGTTCAGATCGAGCGCTCGGGCCAGATCGGCTCGTGAAGGGTCGGCGCGCCTCCGGTCATATCCACGAGGATTTGGTCCCATGCGGCGGCGGGTGTCGCGGGATGGTGGTGGAGGTCCTCGTGGGCTCTATGTGAAGGTGGCTTGCAGTGGCGTGACTGCAACCGCGTGGTCGGCCGGTCTGCTTGCGGCGACGGCGGGAATTGCTCCGGCGTTTGTTCGTCTGCGGCTTACTCGGGTGGGTTTCCTCCCTCTACGGATTCAGATACGGGCTCGATAGGCAGGGGTGGCTCCATGGTGCAGTGTTGGTGCGCGCGAGGGCTTGCCGAAGGTGGTAGGGAACTTCAGGAAGGGGGCAGGGGTGCCCCTCCGTTGCATCTGGTGGCTGCTCTGTGCGGCTGCCAGAATTCCCTTGGCCTAGATCTAGCCGCCGCGGCCACCAACCCTGCCAAGGTGTTTGTTTTGGGGTAGAGGGGGGGTCTTCTGCCCCTTCCCCGCCGGCCGCATCGGTACGGTGTATAAGTGCACGAAGGTTGGGCTCGGATGCTTGGGCGGCGGCCTTGATGGTGGTGCCGGGCTGCTCGTGGGCAGAGCACACGGCTCGGGCACTGTCCGTTCACCATGGTCGTGTG
Protein-coding sequences here:
- the LOC125556070 gene encoding uncharacterized protein LOC125556070 — encoded protein: MTGPPHRDQERDRRRTLLLVSLASIMERADEALLPAVYREIGAAMHADPTWLGSLTLCRSIVQAACYPLAAYAAARHNRARVIAVGAFLWAAATFLVGVSETFTQVAISRGLNGIGLALVVPSIQSLVADSTDDGTRGSAFGWLQLASCLGLIAGGFVGLLLAQTTVLGIAGWRIAFHLVAVISVAVGALNWFFSVDPHFPTGDAAAGPGGDEKPAVRQVVEEMIAEAKFVVQIPTFQIFVAQGVSGSFPWSALSSFASMWLELIGFSHRETAVLMTIFWVASSLGGLIGGKLGDLLALRYPDAGRIVLSQISAGSAVPLAAVLLRGLPDDPSTGVIHGVVLFVMGVFISWNGPATNFPIFAEIVPEKSRTSIYALDRSFETVLSSFAPPIVGILAQRVYGYRPDDKGTSTRLDRENAASLAKALYTAIAIPFTVCAAIYSFLYCSYPRDRDRARMQSLAESEMQQVEHEGSRLEGGDGDGGSAVHGLKESSPEAEKDTAKLLSDVEQGR